In Ascochyta rabiei chromosome 11, complete sequence, the following are encoded in one genomic region:
- a CDS encoding Carbonic anhydrase — protein sequence MLFLSLALVTALAPAVLGCPQHSNNKRSHLQGRQTNPTQNPNANTTQNIWTYEASFNWGKLSPDYRLCQTGTQQSPIALSLGNGLSLNHVPRFNYTGAVAGNFFNWGYGPAFTLAHNGDWTSHPSFSYDNETLYLKGWHIHAPADHSVGGDRSKAEMHFVHVDSQGHEAAVLAFRLDPGNFNSTFFDQLPPMIGFDDMGTQEPVELDLTLAMESVQYFNEFWTYQGSLTSPPCHEGIRWFVARQIMFTGVEQMQAILGASTYSARAEQEVWQHRINE from the exons ATGCTCTTCTTGTCTCTAGCTCTTGTCACAGCGCTTGCGCCAGCCGTTCTTGGATGCCCACAGCACTCCAACAACAAACGATCACATCTGCAAGGACGCCAGACCAATCCCACACAGAACCCCAATGCCAACACCACACAGAACATCTGGACATACGAG GCTTCTTTCAACTGGGGCAAGCTGAGCCCCGATTACCGTCTTTGCCAAACTGGTACACAGCAATCGCCCATTGCACTCTCCCTTGGCAATGGACTATCACTGAATCACGTTCCGAGATTCAATTATACCGGTGCAGTGGCTGGCAATTTCTTTAACTGGGGCTATGGTCCCGCTTTTACACTCGCACACAACGGAGACTGGACATCACACCCAAGTTTTTCTTACGATAACGAGACGCTCTACCTGAAGGGGTGGCACATCCACGCGCCGGCCGATCATTCAGTTGGAGGCGATCGTAGTAAGGCTGAGATGCACTTCGTCCACGTTGATTCCCAGGGCCACGAGGCCGCTGTTCTTGCATTCCGGCTAGACCCTGGCAATTTCAACAGCACCTTCTTTGATCAGCTGCCCCCAATGATCGGTTTCGATGACATGGGCACTCAGGAGCCTGTTGAGCTGGATCTGACGCTTGCTATGGAGTCAGTGCAGTATTTCAACGAGTTTTGGACTTATCAGGGTAGCTTGACCAGCCCGCCTTGTCACGAGGGAATTAGGTGGTTTGTCGCTAGGCAGATCATGTTCACCGGTGTCGAGCAGATGCAGGCGATTCTAGGCGCGAGCACTTACTCTGCAAGAGCCGAGCAGGAAGTTTGGCAACATCGCATTAACGAATAG